The following proteins are co-located in the Doryrhamphus excisus isolate RoL2022-K1 chromosome 3, RoL_Dexc_1.0, whole genome shotgun sequence genome:
- the e2f5 gene encoding transcription factor E2F5, giving the protein MELDRTGTGRSTTPSRHEKSLGLLTMKFVTLLQDASDGVLDLKVAADSLAVKQKRRIYDITNVLEGVGLIEKKNKNVIRWRGENNASQTQHDADQVRFLKAQISELEAQEKELDIQRTWLEETTKRLKHDPITSNYKFVTHEDICNAFSGDTVLAVVAPSGTQLEVPLQKTGQRNYQVNLRSNAAPIKVLLINRDSDRTAPVVFTVPPTDELRPVLIPPTFDSCSRDTLGSDHQMALADDQEVLTPSPSPPDAHLGCLHRPASVLEMEQMDLAGPEFQSVVDVSSLLRHTTMGEPLKVDRDEAVGLLDELMSADGMDYSFHLDDNRAVCDLFDVQSLNY; this is encoded by the exons ATGGAGTTGGACAGGACGGGAACGGGACGCTCGACGACACCGAGTCGCCACGAGAAAAGCTTGGGGCTCCTCACCATGAAGTTTGTCACTTTGCTACAAGACGCCAGTGATGGCGTTCTGGACCTGAAAGTG GCTGCAGACAGTTTGGCCGTGAAGCAGAAGCGGCGCATATACGACATCACCAACGTCCTGGAAGGCGTGGGCTTGATTgagaagaagaacaaaaatgtCATCCGCTGGAG GGGGGAGAACAATGCCAGTCAGACCCAGCACGATGCGGACCAGGTGAGGTTTCTGAAAGCTCAGATCTCTGAGCTGGAAGCCCAAGAGAAAGAGCTGGACATCCAGAGGACGTGGCTGGAGGAGACCACCAAGCGCTTGAAACACGACCCCATCACCAGCAA TTATAAATTTGTGACGCATGAGGACATTTGCAACGCGTTCAGCGGCGACACCGTTCTAGCTGTGGTGGCGCCATCTGGGACTCAGCTGGAGGTGCCGCTGCAAAAG ACGGGGCAGAGGAACTACCAGGTCAACCTGCGCAGCAATGCCGCGCCCATCAAGGTCTTGCTCATCAACAGGGACTCTGACCGCACTGCGCCGGTGGTCTTCACCGTACCCCCCACCGACGAGCTCCGCCCCGTGCTGATCCCGCCTACGTTCGACTCCTGCAGCCGGGACACCCTGGGCTcagaccaccagatggcgctggCGGATGACCAGGAAGTGCTGACGCCCTCACCCTCCCCTCCAGATGCACACCTag GGTGTCTCCATCGGCCGGCGTCGGTGTTGGAGATGGAGCAGATGGACCTGGCTGGCCCGGAGTTCCAGTCTGTTGTGGACGTGAGCAGCCTGCTGAGACACACCACCATGGGGGAGCCCCTGAAGGTGGACCGAGACG AAGCTGTAGGCCTCTTGGATGAGCTGATGTCCGCTGATG GCATGGACTACAGCTTCCACCTGGATGATAACAGGGCTGTGTGTGACCTCTTTGACGTGCAGAGCCTCAACTACTGA
- the lrrcc1 gene encoding leucine-rich repeat and coiled-coil domain-containing protein 1 produces MGEKEISLIDKNISSLLTVPLHPSATSLILHCNKIPRIEGLTSAWHLRHLDLSSNCISKMEGLSALTSLRTLNLSCNTISRAEGLDGLVSLTRLDLSFNQINDLAGLLHLHGPGSKLKYLSLHSNHLGSIDHLLQCLLGLQGLRELLLSRDGKDNPLCRSAGYREMIMQSLPQVLALDGLDWQGNLCPSQADSLCDIPGLENYMDLLFSSDADAPLATPGISAALEVPAAPLHRQLGQHVRIVANDGALNEERVKKLEQQVSRLILQASTRHKSDLPSKKLRKAGKDADHTSESDCDSAKENCGRRTGIPKYRKSATTRRSDSDQENLKQKSSKSAVGPRRSLSTSKAGTVATRRVPPRASSDVKSKFSEEETYRAIVEERDQERERRWKAEQAVVKLTEELKCLKTKAGEEKDLQSLAMHTTDRLKDLLLKERSGRCELQTRVEELQGRCGSLTQQLQQARGGEEQQKNSLRRLEEKISQGEAWRAQEMKRHQELENKVAALKQELNIQRANVCQHREKVQQLQELLANREQEHRKQLEMRLQPGGADFLAAVAKEVASQIQTHNQRESQLKETLEEGKLAYAALENEFRMALTIEAARFTEVKKACDQTSAELSELRVTLADSQLKEKKSASLVQDLTAMVKEQKSRISELVKTKRDTVTELKRHAHALEAELDQDRHLGLQVEMLKKEKARLSSQLTAQESVMEGLRAERKLWGQELAQQGASLAQDRGRLEARVEALGAELEAQKKQTERDSDALRIKGKIMEDQTETIRKLKETLQEREELIRNLREEEAQAKKTLQLQLQEEASRFSDMRERVEHLSLRKEELMQQLDDKEVEMEEVQRVHSEASQKWQEKADLLTQLESQVKRMKDNFDVKERSLLEERDKVTEAHRAATEKLRCMDDAFHLQLESLQAAHQAELLQLANDKHSRVEAANQKVFEVEEEMRQLLLETETNKRITEEKMKRLTSALKDFSS; encoded by the exons ATGGGAGAAAAGGAAATAAGTCTCATTGACAAGAATATTTCAAG TTTACTTACGGTTCCCTTGCATCCCTCTGCAACGTCCCTCATCCTGCACTGCAACAAGATCCCGAGGATCGAGGGCCTGACCTCGGCATGGCACCTGAGACACTTGGACCTTTCCTCCAACTGCATCTCCAAGATGGAGGGTCTCAGCGCTCTCACATCCCTGCGGACTTTGAATTTATCCTGCAACACAATAAGCAGGGCCGAGG GACTGGACGGACTTGTCAGTTTAACCCGCTTGGATTTATCCTTCAATCAGATTAATGACCTTGCCG GTTTGTTGCATCTTCACGGCCCGGGAAGCAAGCTGAAGTACCTCAGTCTCCACAGCAACCACCTGGGCAGCATCGACCACCTCCTGCAGTGCCTGCTGGGATTGCAAGGTCTAAGAGAGCTCCTTTTGAGCCGAGACGGCAAAGATAACCCGCTGTGTCGGTCAGCAG GATATCGGGAGATGATCATGCAGTCGCTGCCTCAAGTGTTGGCTCTGGATGGCCTGGACTGGCAGGGGAATCTATGCCCCTCACAGGCTGACAGTCTGTGTGACATTCCCGGGCTGGAGAACTACATGGACCTCCTCTTCTCGTCAGATGCG GATGCTCCTCTGGCCACACCGGGCATCAGTGCAGCTCTGGAGGTTCCAGCGGCTCCGCTCCATAGGCAGCTCGGCCAGCACGTCCGCATCGTCGCTAATGATGGAGCACTTAACGAAGAACGGGTGAAGAAACTGGAGCAGCAGGTGTCCCGCCTCATTCTGCAG GCTTCTACAAGGCACAAGTCAGATCTCCCAAGCAAAAAACTACGGAAAGCCGGGAAGGACGCGGACCACACGTCGGAGAGCGATTGCGACAGTGCCAAGGAAAACTGCGGTCGCCGCACTGGGATCCCCAAATATCGTAAAAGCGCAACGACAAGGAGATCAGACAg CGATCAGGAGAATCTCAAGCAGAAGAGTTCAAAGTCCGCTGTCGGGCCCAGAAGGTCCCTTTCCACGAGCAAAGCGGGCACGGTGGCGACAAGGAGGGTGCCGCCAAGAGCTTCAAGCGACGTGAAATCCAAGTTCAGTGAGGAGGAAACCTACAGG GCTATAGTGGAGGAGCGCGACCAGGAGAGGGAGAGGCGCTGGAAGGCAGAGCAGGCTGTCGTCAAGCTCACAGAGGAACTGAAGTGCCTGAAGACCAAAGCCGGTGAAGAGAAAGACCTGCAGAGTTTGGCCATGCACACCACAGACAG GCTGAAAGACTTGTTGCTGAAGGAGCGATCGGGACGCTGTGAGCTCCAGACACGTGTGGAGGAGCTGCAGGGCAGGTGCGGGTCTCTGACGCAGCAGCTGCAACAGGCCCGCGGCGGCGAGGAGCAGCAAAAGAATTCACTGCGCAGACTGGAGGAGAAGATCTCCCAGGGAGAGGCATGGCGAGCTCAAGAG ATGAAGCGCCACCAGGAGCTGGAGAACAAGGTGGCGGCCCTGAAGCAGGAGTTAAACATCCAGAGAGCCAATGTGTGCCAGCACAGGGAAAAAGTGCAGCAGCTGCAGGAACTGCTGGCAAACAGAGAACAAGAGCACAG GAAGCAGCTGGAGATGCGGCTCCAGCCGGGCGGGGCCGACTTCCTCGCAGCGGTGGCGAAAGAAGTGGCGTCCCAGATCCAAACGCACAATCAGAGGGAGTCGCAGCTGAAGGAGACGCTGGAGGAAGGCAAGCTCGCGTACGCAGCCCTGGAGAATGAATTCCGCATGGCGCTGACCATCGAGGCTGCGCGCTTCACTGAG GTGAAGAAGGCGTGTGATCAAACGAGCGCAGAGCTCTCGGAGCTCAGAGTGACGCTGGCTGACTCGCAGCTGAAGGAGAAGAAATCTGCCTCCCTGGTGCAGGATCTCACAGCCATGGTCAAAGAGCAGAAGAGCCGCATTTCAGAGCTCGTCAAAACCAAGAGGGACACCGTAACGGAGCTGAAG AGGCACGCTCACGCTCTGGAAGCTGAGCTGGATCAGGACCGCCACCTGGGCCTTCAGGTGGAGATGCTGAAGAAAGAGAAGGCTCGGCTGTCGTCTCAGCTCACGGCACAGGAGTCTGTCATGGAAGGCCTCAGGGCAGAGAGAAAGCTTTGGGGGCAAGAGCTCGCTCAGCAAG GAGCATCCCTAGCTCAGGACCGTGGACGCCTAGAGGCCAGGGTAGAGGCGCTGGGCGCCGAGCTGGAGGCGCAGAAGAAGCAGACTGAGAGGGACAGTGACGCCCTCAGAATCAAAGGCAAAATCATGGAGGATCAAACGGAAACCATCCGCAAGCTCAAAGAG ACCCTGCAGGAGCGTGAGGAGCTGATCCGAAATCTGCGCGAGGAGGAAGCCCAGGCCAAGAAGACATTGCAGCTGCAGCTCCAAGAGGAAGCGTCTCGGTTTTCGGATATGAGAGAACGCGTGGAGCACCTCAGCCTACGCAAGGAGGAGCTGATGCAGCAGTTGGACGACAAGGAGGTAGAGATGGAGGAGGTGCAACGAGTTCACAG CGAGGCCAGTCAAAAGTGGCAGGAGAAGGCTGACCTCCTGACTCAGCTGGAGAGCCAAGTGAAGCGCATGAAGGACAACTTTGACGTCAAGGAGCGCTCGCTCCTGGAAGAGAGAGACAAAGTGACGGAAGCGCACAG AGCCGCGACGGAGAAGCTACGCTGCATGGACGACGCCTTTCACCTGCAGCTGGAGTCTCTGCAGGCCGCCCATCAAGCCGAGCTGCTTCAGCTGGCCAATGACAAGCACAGCCGGGTAgaagcagccaatcagaag GTGTTTGAAGTGGAGGAGGAGATGCGTCAACTGCTGCTGGAGACGGAAACCAACAAGAGAATCACAGAGGAGAAAATGAAACGTCTTACTAGCGCACTCAAAGACTTCAGCTCATGA